In a genomic window of Sulfurimonas denitrificans DSM 1251:
- a CDS encoding serine hydroxymethyltransferase, which translates to MSFLKEFDKDIFDLCEKELERQSNHLEMIASENFTLPAVMEAMGSVFTNKYAEGYPAKRYYGGCEYADGVEQLAIDRACKLFGCNYANVQPHSGSQANAAVYAALLKAGDKLLGMDLSHGGHLTHGSKPSFSGQNYSSFTYGVELDGRMNYDKILEIAKAVQPKIIVCGASAYAREIDFKKFREIADAVGAIMFADIAHVAGLVVAGEHMSPFPHAHVVTTTTHKTLAGPRGGMIMTNDEDIAKKINSAIFPGIQGGPLVHVIAAKAVGFKYNLSAEWKDYAVQVKANAKILGEVLVKRGYDLVSGGTDNHLVLLSFLNRDFSGKDADIALGNAGITVNKNTVPGETRSPFVTSGIRIGSPALTSRGMKEREFEFIANKIADVLDDINNTKLQESVKKELKELAQKFVIYNQSTY; encoded by the coding sequence ATGAGTTTTTTAAAAGAGTTTGATAAAGATATATTTGATTTATGCGAAAAAGAGTTAGAGAGACAGAGTAACCATTTAGAGATGATTGCTAGCGAGAACTTTACACTTCCTGCAGTTATGGAAGCGATGGGAAGTGTATTTACAAATAAGTATGCTGAGGGCTATCCTGCAAAGCGTTATTATGGCGGCTGTGAATATGCTGATGGTGTTGAGCAGTTAGCTATTGATAGAGCTTGCAAACTCTTTGGTTGTAATTATGCAAATGTTCAACCACACTCAGGAAGTCAAGCAAATGCAGCTGTATATGCGGCTCTTCTAAAGGCTGGTGATAAGCTCTTAGGTATGGATTTAAGTCATGGCGGACATTTGACTCATGGTAGTAAGCCGAGTTTTTCAGGTCAGAACTATTCAAGCTTTACTTATGGGGTGGAACTAGATGGAAGAATGAACTATGATAAAATCTTAGAGATTGCAAAAGCAGTTCAGCCAAAAATCATAGTTTGTGGTGCCAGTGCTTATGCAAGAGAGATAGACTTTAAAAAGTTTAGAGAGATTGCTGATGCTGTTGGTGCTATTATGTTTGCTGATATTGCCCATGTTGCTGGTTTAGTTGTAGCAGGTGAGCATATGAGTCCATTTCCTCACGCTCATGTTGTAACAACTACTACTCATAAAACTCTTGCGGGTCCTCGTGGCGGTATGATTATGACAAATGACGAAGATATAGCAAAGAAGATAAACTCTGCAATTTTCCCAGGTATTCAAGGTGGTCCACTTGTACATGTAATAGCAGCAAAAGCTGTTGGGTTTAAATACAACTTATCTGCTGAGTGGAAAGATTATGCTGTGCAAGTAAAAGCAAATGCAAAAATCTTAGGTGAAGTACTTGTAAAAAGAGGTTATGATTTAGTAAGTGGCGGAACAGATAACCATTTAGTTCTACTCTCGTTTTTAAATCGTGATTTCTCTGGCAAAGATGCAGATATTGCTCTTGGAAATGCAGGTATAACAGTAAATAAAAACACTGTTCCCGGAGAGACAAGAAGCCCTTTTGTTACAAGTGGGATTCGCATTGGAAGTCCAGCACTTACAAGCAGAGGCATGAAAGAGAGAGAGTTTGAGTTTATTGCTAACAAAATTGCCGATGTTTTAGATGATATCAATAACACAAAGCTTCAAGAATCTGTTAAAAAAGAGCTCAAAGAGCTAGCACAAAAATTTGTAATTTACAATCAATCAACATATTAA
- a CDS encoding DUF1882 domain-containing protein, translating to MTASDLNLIKMSTDHYWIKRDSVVDKIIFKGRTFYNKFEKVNAILSQAVINQHIKGEITVAHSLINKHGKVENIVIDYNGNDPERFYHKTQLLLREEGFINFTAYKTRTEGHLHVYIHKGHTTLQEAIQLGKMISMKLAAKQPKQWRMFPNADMPDDYNILTLPMEVYSKERGASWSKHM from the coding sequence ATGACAGCATCTGATTTAAATCTTATAAAAATGTCAACGGATCACTACTGGATAAAAAGAGATTCAGTAGTAGATAAGATTATCTTTAAAGGTAGAACATTTTATAATAAATTTGAAAAAGTAAATGCCATTTTGTCACAAGCTGTTATAAATCAGCATATAAAAGGCGAAATAACCGTAGCACATTCGCTAATAAACAAACATGGTAAAGTAGAAAATATTGTAATTGATTATAACGGGAATGATCCAGAGCGCTTTTATCATAAGACTCAACTTCTGCTTCGAGAAGAGGGTTTTATAAATTTTACTGCTTACAAAACAAGAACTGAGGGACATCTTCATGTATATATTCATAAAGGTCATACTACCCTTCAAGAAGCTATTCAGCTAGGAAAAATGATAAGTATGAAATTAGCAGCAAAACAGCCAAAACAGTGGAGAATGTTTCCAAATGCTGATATGCCAGATGATTATAACATTTTAACACTTCCAATGGAAGTTTACTCTAAAGAGCGTGGTGCCTCTTGGTCAAAACACATGTAG
- a CDS encoding SPOR domain-containing protein, with translation MEEKNELNDIILNKNSSSAGNKRVILAVATLGIVLIVVVMLMNSITSSSTDNLPQAILPPEPQREIKSVADEPLFEDVTVVQEAGKENISLDEIAQKLKEESTKETPKLQSKAEETKQEDVVESKKTESKKLEPKKTVTKEPKPKPQIAASGGLYIQVGSFSRYEPNKKFLDSITKLGYEYKFHKVTNNATPLNKVLVGPFATESEARKALKELRSSVESGAFLTKI, from the coding sequence ATGGAAGAAAAAAATGAACTAAATGATATTATCTTAAATAAAAACAGTTCGTCTGCTGGAAATAAGAGAGTTATTCTAGCTGTTGCTACACTTGGTATTGTACTTATTGTAGTCGTTATGCTTATGAATAGTATAACATCTAGTAGTACTGATAACCTGCCACAAGCAATTCTCCCTCCTGAGCCACAAAGAGAGATAAAGAGTGTAGCAGATGAACCTCTTTTTGAAGATGTCACTGTCGTTCAAGAAGCAGGTAAAGAGAATATATCTTTAGATGAAATTGCACAAAAACTTAAAGAAGAGAGCACAAAAGAGACTCCAAAATTACAATCTAAAGCAGAAGAAACCAAACAAGAAGATGTAGTTGAGAGCAAAAAAACTGAGAGCAAAAAGTTAGAACCTAAAAAAACAGTAACAAAAGAGCCGAAGCCTAAGCCTCAAATTGCAGCTTCTGGAGGATTGTATATTCAAGTTGGTTCTTTTTCAAGATATGAGCCAAATAAGAAATTTTTAGACTCTATAACAAAGCTTGGATATGAGTATAAATTTCATAAAGTAACAAACAATGCCACTCCTTTAAATAAAGTTCTAGTTGGTCCTTTTGCTACTGAGAGTGAGGCTAGAAAAGCACTCAAAGAGTTAAGGTCTTCTGTTGAATCAGGTGCTTTTTTAACAAAAATATAA
- a CDS encoding anthranilate synthase component I family protein, whose protein sequence is MIYSKQFFQDQLAPIAVYAKLKTIFKDEISFLFESAGQSDGNYSFICMGARESIKYMDGKTIYSDANGLSHYSDESPFTFLKNYYKDIDISIYKKASSELKVGYVDGFIGYIGYDMVKVFEPKLHSKMDTLKDELNTPDLDLILPKMILVYSHKNHQLTLISTLKEMSDKFDMIESELKESYKYIDMVKNIGNDKGSFAHTKEQFFKMVDDSKEMIRSGDVFQILMTNRFTRNIKVDPFSFYRILRTKNPSPYMFLMEYKDFNIVGSSPEVMVRLTNGELLLRPIAGTRKRGSTKQRDKELEAELLTDPKELAEHLMLIDLGRNDVSRVAKTGSVRVEDMMHIERFSHVMHIVSDVTATLADNKDMFDLFMATFTAGTMTGAPKIRAMELIAEFEGLKRGFYSGSVGYFGFDGNMDSAITIRTAMVKDDKVILQAGAGVVADSQNELEYLEVKNKLGALVASLEDLD, encoded by the coding sequence TTGATTTATTCAAAACAATTTTTTCAAGATCAATTAGCTCCAATTGCAGTTTATGCAAAATTAAAAACTATATTTAAAGATGAGATATCTTTTCTCTTTGAGAGTGCTGGCCAGAGTGATGGCAACTACAGTTTTATCTGTATGGGTGCTAGAGAGAGCATCAAATATATGGATGGTAAAACTATCTACTCCGATGCCAACGGCTTATCTCACTATAGTGATGAGTCACCGTTTACTTTTCTAAAAAATTACTATAAAGATATAGACATCTCAATCTATAAAAAAGCCTCAAGTGAACTTAAAGTCGGTTATGTAGATGGTTTTATAGGCTACATTGGTTATGACATGGTAAAAGTTTTTGAGCCTAAATTACACTCAAAGATGGATACTTTAAAAGATGAACTAAATACTCCAGACCTTGATCTCATACTTCCAAAGATGATTTTAGTCTATTCTCATAAAAACCATCAATTAACACTCATTAGCACACTAAAAGAGATGAGCGACAAGTTTGATATGATTGAGAGTGAACTAAAAGAGTCTTATAAATATATAGATATGGTCAAAAATATAGGAAACGATAAAGGTAGTTTTGCTCACACCAAAGAGCAGTTCTTCAAAATGGTTGATGACTCTAAAGAGATGATAAGAAGTGGTGATGTTTTTCAAATTCTTATGACAAACCGCTTTACAAGGAATATAAAAGTAGATCCATTTAGTTTTTACAGAATCCTAAGAACTAAAAATCCATCTCCATATATGTTTTTAATGGAGTACAAAGATTTTAATATAGTAGGAAGTTCCCCTGAAGTCATGGTAAGGCTCACTAATGGCGAACTTCTTCTTCGCCCAATAGCTGGAACAAGGAAAAGAGGCTCTACAAAGCAAAGAGACAAAGAGCTAGAAGCTGAACTACTAACAGACCCAAAAGAGTTAGCAGAGCATCTAATGCTTATAGATTTAGGTAGAAATGATGTAAGCAGAGTTGCAAAGACTGGAAGTGTGAGAGTTGAAGATATGATGCATATAGAGAGATTTTCACATGTTATGCACATAGTCTCAGATGTTACAGCTACTCTTGCTGATAATAAAGACATGTTTGACTTGTTTATGGCAACTTTTACAGCAGGAACAATGACAGGAGCTCCAAAAATTCGTGCAATGGAACTTATAGCAGAGTTTGAAGGGCTAAAACGTGGCTTTTATAGTGGAAGTGTTGGCTACTTTGGTTTTGATGGAAATATGGATAGTGCGATAACTATAAGAACAGCAATGGTTAAAGATGATAAAGTCATTCTACAAGCTGGAGCTGGAGTTGTTGCAGATAGTCAAAATGAGCTTGAATACCTAGAAGTCAAAAATAAACTCGGAGCATTAGTTGCTTCGCTTGAAGATTTAGACTAA
- a CDS encoding shikimate dehydrogenase, protein MKLFAIFGDPVAHSRSPLMHNSVFKNLNYKACYTRIHLQDGSKLKETFLSLKLSGANITVPHKEAAYAACDEVRGFAKKVGVVNTIVNENGRLIGYNTDADGFMFAIKEFGDVKNILILGAGGTAKALASKFIDSGIKVSVMNRSDSRLSYFKELGCECFNWDNFEIKKYDLVLNSTSAGLKDKEFPAPLALIEQILNNTSFVAEVIYGKITPFLKLAKEKNITCKDGADMLLAQGILANELFVNSELKSDDIEHYMSKSFTL, encoded by the coding sequence ATGAAACTTTTTGCCATATTTGGCGACCCTGTTGCACACTCTCGCTCTCCGCTTATGCACAACAGCGTATTTAAAAATCTAAACTACAAAGCTTGTTACACCAGAATTCATCTGCAAGATGGCTCAAAATTGAAAGAGACTTTTTTATCACTCAAGCTCTCAGGTGCAAATATCACAGTTCCTCACAAAGAGGCTGCGTATGCAGCTTGTGATGAAGTAAGAGGCTTTGCAAAAAAGGTTGGAGTAGTAAACACCATCGTAAACGAAAACGGTCGTCTTATAGGCTACAACACGGATGCTGATGGGTTTATGTTTGCTATTAAAGAGTTTGGGGATGTAAAAAACATCTTAATCCTTGGAGCTGGTGGAACTGCAAAGGCGTTAGCCTCAAAGTTTATAGACTCTGGCATAAAAGTAAGCGTTATGAACAGAAGTGATTCAAGGCTCTCTTACTTTAAAGAACTTGGTTGTGAGTGCTTTAACTGGGATAATTTTGAGATAAAAAAATATGATTTGGTACTAAACTCAACAAGTGCTGGACTAAAAGATAAAGAATTCCCCGCTCCACTTGCTTTAATTGAGCAGATACTAAATAACACCTCTTTTGTAGCAGAAGTGATTTATGGAAAAATCACACCTTTTTTAAAGCTGGCAAAAGAGAAAAACATCACATGTAAAGATGGTGCTGACATGTTACTCGCTCAAGGCATTTTAGCAAATGAACTCTTTGTAAACAGTGAGCTAAAGAGCGATGATATAGAGCACTACATGTCAAAGAGTTTTACTCTTTAG
- a CDS encoding aldo/keto reductase has protein sequence MEYRYIGKTGLRVTPICLGTMSFGSWSSEAESFKIMDKAYDRGVNFFDTAEIYPVPPRAEDAGKSETIIGKWLKSKPRDSIIIASKVAGAANGWFVPLIRHGYTAIDRFHIKKAIEGSLKRLGTDYIDLYQMHWPDTVVPIEESLVAFDELVKEGKVRYLGTSNESAYGLCKANETSKRLGIARFESIQNNFSLNNPRFLDELSTLCTKENISLLAYSPIAGGVLSGKYNSKDYPQNARYTDYMISKNIRLNSQAERFLNEKSLKSTALYLNIAKKFQISPVTLAVAYSKQFSFVASTIIGARNIEQMDESLGALDVTLSEEIMAEIKAIQKEIMYPMG, from the coding sequence ATGGAGTACAGATACATAGGAAAAACTGGTCTTAGAGTTACACCTATCTGCTTAGGAACTATGAGTTTTGGCTCTTGGAGTAGCGAAGCAGAATCTTTTAAGATTATGGATAAAGCTTATGATAGAGGGGTCAATTTTTTCGATACGGCTGAAATCTATCCAGTTCCACCAAGAGCCGAAGATGCAGGCAAGAGTGAGACAATTATAGGAAAATGGTTAAAGAGCAAACCTCGAGATAGTATTATCATAGCTTCAAAAGTAGCAGGGGCTGCAAACGGTTGGTTTGTTCCACTAATTCGCCATGGATATACAGCTATAGACAGATTTCATATAAAAAAAGCGATAGAGGGAAGCCTTAAGAGGTTAGGAACTGATTATATAGATCTATACCAGATGCACTGGCCAGATACAGTTGTACCTATTGAAGAGTCTCTAGTAGCCTTTGATGAGCTTGTAAAAGAGGGAAAGGTTAGATATTTAGGAACTTCAAATGAGTCAGCTTATGGGCTTTGTAAAGCAAATGAGACCTCAAAGAGATTAGGTATTGCTAGATTTGAATCTATCCAAAATAATTTCTCGCTAAACAATCCACGTTTTTTGGATGAACTCTCCACTTTATGCACAAAAGAGAACATCTCTCTCTTGGCTTATTCGCCAATTGCTGGAGGAGTATTAAGTGGCAAGTACAATAGTAAAGATTATCCACAAAACGCAAGATACACGGATTATATGATTAGTAAAAATATAAGATTAAACTCTCAAGCGGAGAGATTTTTAAATGAGAAATCATTAAAATCTACTGCACTATACTTAAATATAGCAAAAAAATTTCAAATTTCACCAGTAACTTTAGCTGTTGCCTATTCAAAACAGTTTTCATTTGTAGCTTCAACTATCATAGGTGCTAGAAATATAGAGCAGATGGATGAATCGCTTGGAGCGTTAGATGTTACGCTAAGTGAAGAGATAATGGCAGAGATAAAAGCAATTCAAAAAGAGATTATGTACCCAATGGGCTAA
- a CDS encoding glycosyltransferase family 2 protein, translated as MKYILVSLLLASLLQVFLWLNNDKKFITPPDADDIIESLSYAPYQKGNEKEMLSDEEVIRDLTLLKKFTNTVRLYSADDSQKVMPHLSALGMKAHMGLWLSGVVEDNEKEIALAKSLIAEYHQNLISVIVGNEVLLRDDLDPDELIVHIKDFREFIDIIQKVEKEDREKAIQEEIAKEKNKKVRAKKLKEAKANAAKEEKHTILVTTAEIWNMWLLYPYLADEVDIINIHILPYWEKIKAEDFESFFNEKYQKIRDVHPTKPIIVGEFGWPSRGYNNQASVASPQNQAMVIRKFLGLAKKEGFSYNLLEAFDQPWKGVDEGSVGQYWGIFDANRHLKFELQGEVLVEPFWFMQMVAAAIIGAILTFFGLRNQNINFLHAMTYGLAAQGISFGIVMSAVYPFVHYMNFGTWVMWGMGTILMVPLTMITLAKANELFKCTIGRPPERLIPLDLKSDHVPFVSIHVPAYKEQPAVLKETLEALANLRYTNFEVLVIINNTPEDFYKTPIKELCEELGERFVYLDIECTGFKAGALNRALEFTNPTCEILAVIDADYVIKPNWLIDLVPIFDDAKVALVQAPQDHRDGNESLLKRAMNAEYAGFFDIGMVERNEENAIVAHGTMIMVRKSAFDEVGQWNTDTIVEDSELGLRLFEAGYIGHYTNRRYGHGLLPDTIEAFKNQRHRWAYGAVQILKKHWEHFKPSSKTLTRSQKHHFITGWFFWLSDALGTVTSILNIIWVPVIIFVGVTIPTIALTVPIITAFIVNVIHSFVLYRTRVGANFYHSLLSAIAAMSLQLTIFKAVYDGFVKDRLPFKRTEKGGNSKRSISSPVKNEIILATLLIGSFVALIMTNHQRIVEVYIFSATILIQSIPYLSAIILRLIEKSSYKKANDS; from the coding sequence TTGAAATATATATTAGTTTCGTTACTGCTCGCTTCACTTTTACAAGTTTTTTTATGGCTAAATAACGATAAAAAATTCATAACTCCTCCTGATGCCGATGACATTATAGAGTCTCTCTCTTACGCTCCTTATCAAAAAGGTAATGAGAAAGAGATGCTTAGTGATGAAGAGGTTATTAGAGATTTAACCCTTTTAAAAAAGTTCACAAATACTGTGCGTTTATACTCTGCTGATGATTCGCAAAAAGTTATGCCACACTTAAGTGCTCTTGGTATGAAAGCGCACATGGGTCTTTGGCTCTCAGGAGTTGTTGAGGATAATGAAAAAGAGATAGCTTTAGCAAAGAGTCTTATAGCGGAGTATCATCAAAATCTTATATCTGTAATTGTTGGGAATGAGGTTCTTTTACGCGATGATTTAGATCCAGATGAGTTAATTGTTCATATAAAAGATTTTAGAGAGTTTATAGATATTATACAAAAAGTAGAAAAAGAGGATAGAGAAAAAGCAATTCAAGAAGAGATTGCAAAAGAGAAAAATAAAAAAGTAAGAGCTAAAAAACTCAAAGAAGCAAAAGCGAATGCTGCTAAAGAAGAGAAGCACACTATTTTAGTAACAACAGCTGAAATTTGGAACATGTGGTTATTATACCCATATTTAGCCGATGAAGTTGATATTATAAATATACATATACTTCCATATTGGGAGAAAATTAAAGCTGAGGATTTTGAGTCATTCTTTAATGAAAAATATCAAAAAATAAGAGATGTACACCCAACAAAACCTATAATAGTAGGAGAGTTCGGATGGCCTAGTAGAGGGTATAATAATCAAGCTTCAGTAGCAAGTCCTCAAAATCAGGCAATGGTTATTAGAAAATTCTTAGGGCTTGCAAAAAAAGAGGGTTTTAGTTATAACCTTCTAGAGGCATTTGATCAGCCTTGGAAAGGTGTTGATGAGGGAAGTGTTGGACAATATTGGGGTATTTTTGATGCAAATCGTCATCTAAAATTTGAGCTTCAAGGCGAAGTTTTGGTAGAGCCATTTTGGTTTATGCAGATGGTTGCGGCTGCTATTATTGGTGCGATACTAACGTTCTTTGGATTAAGAAATCAAAATATAAACTTTTTACATGCTATGACTTATGGTTTAGCAGCGCAAGGTATCTCTTTTGGTATTGTAATGTCAGCTGTCTATCCGTTTGTACATTACATGAATTTTGGAACATGGGTTATGTGGGGAATGGGTACTATTTTAATGGTGCCTCTTACTATGATAACTTTGGCAAAGGCAAATGAACTCTTTAAGTGTACAATTGGAAGACCTCCTGAGAGGCTTATACCTCTTGATTTAAAATCAGATCATGTTCCTTTTGTAAGCATACATGTACCTGCATATAAAGAACAGCCAGCTGTTTTAAAAGAGACTCTAGAAGCTCTTGCAAATCTAAGATATACAAATTTTGAAGTTTTAGTTATTATAAATAACACTCCAGAGGATTTTTACAAAACACCTATTAAAGAGCTGTGTGAAGAGCTTGGTGAAAGATTTGTTTATCTTGATATAGAGTGCACTGGCTTTAAAGCAGGAGCTCTAAATAGAGCGCTAGAATTTACAAATCCTACATGTGAAATATTGGCAGTTATAGACGCTGACTATGTTATAAAACCAAACTGGCTTATCGATTTAGTTCCTATTTTTGATGATGCAAAAGTGGCACTTGTTCAAGCTCCGCAAGATCATAGAGATGGAAATGAATCACTTCTAAAGAGAGCTATGAACGCAGAATATGCAGGATTTTTTGACATAGGAATGGTTGAACGTAATGAAGAAAATGCCATAGTAGCACATGGAACTATGATAATGGTACGCAAGAGTGCTTTTGATGAAGTAGGGCAGTGGAATACTGATACTATAGTTGAAGATAGCGAGCTAGGTCTTAGACTATTTGAAGCTGGATATATAGGGCACTACACAAATCGTAGATATGGACATGGATTGCTTCCTGATACGATAGAAGCGTTTAAAAATCAGAGACATCGCTGGGCTTATGGTGCTGTTCAAATTTTGAAAAAACATTGGGAACATTTTAAACCATCATCAAAAACATTGACACGCTCTCAAAAGCATCACTTTATTACAGGGTGGTTTTTTTGGCTCTCAGATGCATTAGGAACAGTCACTTCAATACTGAATATTATTTGGGTTCCTGTAATTATATTTGTAGGCGTTACTATTCCTACTATTGCGCTGACTGTGCCAATTATTACAGCATTTATAGTAAATGTTATTCACTCTTTTGTACTTTATAGAACAAGAGTTGGCGCAAATTTCTATCACTCTTTACTTAGTGCAATTGCTGCAATGAGTCTGCAACTGACAATTTTTAAAGCCGTTTATGATGGATTTGTAAAAGATAGACTTCCATTTAAGAGAACGGAAAAAGGTGGCAATAGTAAAAGAAGTATTAGCAGTCCTGTAAAAAATGAGATTATCTTAGCAACACTCTTAATTGGTTCATTTGTAGCATTGATTATGACAAATCATCAAAGGATTGTAGAAGTTTATATATTTTCTGCAACTATATTAATTCAGAGTATCCCATACCTCTCTGCTATAATTCTTAGACTAATTGAGAAAAGCTCTTATAAAAAGGCTAATGACTCATAA
- a CDS encoding efflux RND transporter permease subunit has protein sequence MLYNLYKNYLLKYPKIILLLMAVFVVVMALFAMRLEIDASAETLLLEDDKDLEFSRDVARRFETSSSLVITYTTQDDLLSQENIENIKELSTDIKTLNIVESINSIVNVPLLQSPPIPLKELLKDIPTLESKGVDKELVREEFLTSAVYKKNLVSEDFTTTALMINLKRDENYFSLINQREKYIKLKKEKNLSDEEKIAYKNIALEFKKYRDILREENHKTIADLRAIIVNFEKNHPKVKLHLGGIEMIADDMVEFVKYDLKTFGFIIVLLLIIILYILLREVKWVAISLLICTVSLIVTSGFLGLFGLEITVVSSNFISLQLIMNMSLVVHLVVRYKELLLETPNESQENLAIQSVLSMGKPSLFVVLTTIAGFSSLVFSGILPVINFGWMMSGGIVVSLIITYILFPITLLFLNKKEPKEQTEEELPFTSKIAQIAYSYKKSIIAITILVILFSISGATKLRVENSFIDYFKKDTQIYQGMALIDKKLGGTTPLDIILTFKEGNDGIKDIKVVSSDEDAELDSFSDEFKEQEGDKEQYWFTQNKMRKIKEVHEYLESLEAVGKVLSLSTAGEVLKVLNNNKEADGLTLALMYKKLPPEYKKIILSPYVDIENNQARISTRIIDSMPELKRDKLIKKIDFDLNNMLNKEFEEHKVSNLLVMYNSMLQSLYYSQIKTIGVVVVILFFMFLILFRSFKVALIAMIANIVPVGVVFGFMGWMNIPLDMMTITIAAISMGIAVDDTIHYIYRYSLLYRELKDAISSMFSAHKSIGSAMFYTSTIIIVGFSVLLFSNFFPTIYFGLLTMIAMFMAIVADLLLLPVLILLFGI, from the coding sequence ATGCTGTATAATTTATATAAAAACTATCTACTAAAATATCCAAAAATAATTTTATTGCTCATGGCTGTTTTTGTAGTCGTTATGGCACTCTTTGCCATGAGACTTGAGATAGATGCAAGTGCAGAAACTCTTCTTCTTGAAGATGATAAAGATTTGGAGTTCTCAAGGGATGTGGCAAGGCGTTTTGAGACATCAAGTTCCTTGGTTATTACATACACAACGCAAGATGATTTATTAAGTCAAGAGAACATAGAGAATATAAAAGAGTTAAGTACAGATATAAAAACTCTAAATATTGTTGAATCTATAAATTCTATAGTAAATGTACCGCTTTTACAATCTCCACCAATTCCTCTAAAAGAGCTCTTAAAAGATATTCCAACGCTTGAATCAAAGGGTGTAGATAAAGAGCTGGTTAGAGAAGAATTTTTAACAAGTGCAGTATATAAAAAAAATCTAGTTAGTGAAGATTTTACAACTACGGCACTGATGATAAATCTCAAGAGAGATGAGAATTATTTTTCACTTATAAATCAAAGAGAAAAATATATTAAATTAAAAAAAGAGAAAAATCTAAGTGATGAAGAGAAGATAGCATATAAAAACATTGCTTTAGAGTTTAAAAAGTATAGAGATATTTTAAGAGAAGAAAACCATAAAACAATAGCTGACTTAAGAGCAATTATAGTAAATTTTGAAAAAAATCATCCAAAAGTAAAGCTTCATTTAGGCGGAATTGAGATGATAGCTGATGACATGGTAGAGTTTGTAAAATATGACCTAAAAACGTTTGGATTTATAATTGTTTTATTACTGATAATTATTTTATATATTTTACTAAGAGAGGTTAAATGGGTTGCAATCTCACTCTTAATTTGTACAGTTTCGCTTATCGTAACAAGTGGATTTCTTGGGCTCTTTGGGTTAGAAATTACAGTGGTCTCATCTAATTTTATTTCGCTCCAACTTATTATGAATATGTCTTTGGTTGTTCACTTGGTAGTTCGATACAAAGAGTTGCTTTTAGAGACGCCAAATGAGTCACAAGAGAACTTAGCAATACAAAGCGTTCTTTCAATGGGAAAACCATCTCTTTTTGTTGTTCTAACTACAATTGCTGGGTTTAGCTCTTTGGTATTTAGTGGTATTTTACCAGTAATAAACTTTGGCTGGATGATGAGTGGCGGAATAGTTGTCTCACTTATAATTACATATATTCTCTTTCCAATTACACTACTCTTCTTAAATAAAAAAGAGCCTAAAGAACAAACAGAAGAGGAGCTTCCCTTTACCTCTAAAATTGCTCAAATCGCATATAGTTATAAGAAGAGTATCATAGCTATAACTATTTTAGTAATACTTTTTTCTATCTCTGGTGCCACAAAACTTAGAGTTGAGAATAGTTTTATTGACTATTTTAAAAAAGATACGCAGATATATCAAGGTATGGCACTTATTGATAAAAAACTCGGCGGAACAACACCCCTTGATATTATCTTAACATTTAAAGAGGGAAATGATGGCATTAAAGATATAAAAGTTGTAAGTTCTGATGAAGATGCTGAGTTAGACTCATTTTCTGATGAGTTTAAAGAGCAAGAGGGTGATAAAGAGCAATACTGGTTTACACAAAATAAAATGAGAAAGATAAAAGAGGTACATGAGTATCTTGAATCTCTTGAGGCTGTTGGAAAAGTGCTCTCTTTATCAACAGCAGGAGAGGTTTTAAAAGTGCTTAACAACAATAAAGAAGCTGATGGATTAACTCTGGCTCTTATGTACAAAAAATTACCTCCAGAATATAAAAAGATAATCTTATCGCCGTATGTAGATATAGAGAATAATCAAGCAAGAATAAGTACAAGAATTATCGACTCAATGCCAGAGTTAAAACGTGATAAGCTTATAAAAAAGATAGATTTTGACTTAAATAATATGTTAAATAAAGAGTTTGAAGAGCATAAAGTATCTAATCTTTTAGTTATGTATAACAGCATGTTACAATCACTCTACTATTCGCAGATTAAAACTATAGGTGTTGTTGTTGTTATTCTTTTTTTTATGTTTTTAATCCTCTTTAGAAGTTTTAAAGTGGCTTTAATTGCCATGATTGCAAACATAGTTCCAGTAGGTGTTGTTTTTGGCTTTATGGGATGGATGAATATTCCTCTGGATATGATGACGATAACAATCGCAGCAATCAGCATGGGAATTGCGGTTGATGATACTATACACTATATTTATCGCTACTCTTTACTTTATCGTGAATTAAAAGATGCAATTTCATCCATGTTTAGTGCACACAAAAGTATAGGAAGTGCTATGTTTTATACATCAACTATAATCATAGTTGGTTTTTCTGTTTTACTATTTTCTAACTTCTTTCCAACCATCTATTTTGGGCTTTTAACTATGATTGCTATGTTTATGGCAATTGTTGCAGATTTGCTACTTTTACCTGTTTTAATTCTTCTTTTTGGTATTTAA